A window of the Streptomyces sp. Ag109_O5-10 genome harbors these coding sequences:
- a CDS encoding AAA family ATPase, which translates to MGLIKLFDPAEETYRPAPTGRTPARGTGRLDEQVYLFDARTVLAVNVALASGRPLLVLGPPGSGKSALAPNVARLMRFRYYAEVVTARTEPHDLLWREEAFRQLNDATQGLLQAPGSRAYFRPGPLWKALDPAVDEEGLPALRARPAVVLIDEIDKADPDVPDALLDPLNNLRFVGPDRHTVTAAEGTGAPLVVITSNEERELSAAFLRRCILLRLDAPDREHLLEVARLHMGDDYDEALTVELADMFEHESVASRPAASTAEFLDTLRACRQMGLTVESPEWRAVADLAMTKGSSDPFSYT; encoded by the coding sequence GTGGGCTTGATCAAGCTTTTCGACCCGGCCGAGGAGACCTACCGGCCTGCACCGACCGGCCGCACGCCCGCGCGCGGCACGGGCCGCCTCGACGAGCAGGTCTACCTCTTCGACGCCCGGACCGTCCTCGCCGTCAACGTGGCTCTGGCGTCCGGCCGTCCGCTGCTCGTGCTCGGGCCGCCCGGCTCGGGCAAGTCGGCGCTCGCGCCGAACGTGGCACGGCTGATGCGGTTCCGCTACTACGCCGAGGTGGTCACCGCCCGCACCGAACCGCACGACCTGCTCTGGCGCGAGGAGGCGTTCCGCCAGCTCAACGACGCCACACAGGGCCTGCTCCAGGCCCCCGGCTCGCGTGCATACTTCCGGCCCGGCCCGCTGTGGAAGGCGCTCGATCCGGCCGTGGACGAGGAGGGCCTGCCCGCGCTCCGCGCCCGGCCCGCGGTAGTCCTCATCGACGAGATCGACAAGGCCGACCCCGATGTCCCGGACGCGCTTCTCGATCCGCTCAACAACCTCCGTTTCGTCGGCCCCGACCGCCACACGGTGACCGCGGCCGAGGGCACGGGCGCACCTCTGGTGGTGATCACGAGCAACGAGGAACGGGAGCTGTCCGCCGCCTTCCTGCGCCGCTGCATCCTGCTGAGACTGGACGCGCCGGACCGCGAACACCTGCTGGAGGTCGCCCGGTTGCACATGGGAGACGACTACGACGAGGCGCTCACCGTGGAGTTGGCCGACATGTTCGAGCACGAGTCGGTGGCGTCCCGGCCGGCGGCCAGCACCGCCGAGTTCCTGGACACCCTGCGAGCCTGCCGCCAGATGGGCCTGACGGTCGAATCGCCGGAGTGGCGGGCGGTCGCGGACCTCGCCATGACGAAGGGCTCCTCCGACCCCTTCTCCTACACATGA
- a CDS encoding large ATP-binding protein: protein MVPGYRYAVSYAHGRDEAWVARFLDELRRRLEIAGGPRFHRLVPPPGPPDGRAGSYGVGTADIVLALCSPAYFNEGPAQHDWAVLALRRRLGQARTGVTPQTALSLVWEPVDRRLPEPVATADVLSADRLPEYRSLGLALLTMQAPRYRAALDRVLDAIVARMTAMAEAAAPAPELDDRSADRAPDALSAEDAAFTEQFRKEVAPALPATTVPRTLTGHGPVTTRSSAPDGSAPPPAQDGPPAEGALSADALPELGRRILLVGPPGTGHSTELARLAARALDDTAPGRTDAGGPPWGCRIPFVLSARSGALPRLDGLVPTLAPLAAPQEPAGWAARQLRSGQAFLAVDDLDAVPVANRAAVWEWLLHLLEAHPQAPCVIATNGTGVPWARLGDAFRVTGLGPLPPDGVRALLGSLVATSAGDRRALTALLRRIDTDPLLLGVASRPAAATALLRAAGGPDRPGPVPRHRLLRAGVSAVWRRVREEPGWPGPSSPSVPVPGLAADQVPDSVLRSAAGLLAVAALGLDSSRVPLRTALGALRDPGASDAASPERLLAALADRAGVVFRPGPDTVAFPGPEVRTFLAAQHLAHTPGAEPDELLVRHPSVELRDLLAELRAAEAGTGTPRSVLAPTGGPPRRLSAGSPPPRTAVRRADARSAAELRALLRTDTVVTELRCTGPVDELAALLPRLPGLRSLVLADDPSLTALPELGGCRSLRSLRVLRCPNLRDLTALESSAVMFLDVDPWPDLPVPAGLRRAPWLSRVNLVTGGPGIRPTGAAGAVRTADAAVRPTAGVPEAAALPEVRIRRRLRARGLPGPADPPANSADSGVAADTSAVSASPGEPRRRPYSSTE from the coding sequence ATGGTGCCCGGGTACCGCTATGCCGTCAGCTATGCGCACGGCAGGGACGAGGCCTGGGTCGCGAGATTTCTGGACGAGCTGAGACGGCGTCTGGAAATCGCCGGCGGCCCGCGTTTCCACCGCCTGGTCCCGCCGCCCGGCCCGCCGGACGGCAGGGCCGGGTCGTACGGCGTCGGGACGGCCGACATCGTACTGGCCCTGTGCAGTCCGGCGTACTTCAACGAGGGTCCCGCCCAGCACGACTGGGCGGTCCTGGCGCTGCGCCGGCGCCTGGGACAGGCCCGTACCGGAGTCACCCCGCAGACGGCCCTGTCCCTGGTGTGGGAGCCGGTCGACCGGCGGCTGCCGGAGCCGGTCGCGACGGCCGACGTGCTCTCCGCGGACCGGTTGCCCGAGTACCGCTCGCTCGGGCTGGCGCTGCTGACCATGCAGGCCCCCCGGTATCGCGCGGCCCTGGACCGGGTGCTCGACGCGATCGTGGCCCGTATGACGGCGATGGCCGAAGCCGCGGCCCCCGCACCCGAGCTGGACGACCGGTCCGCCGACCGGGCACCCGACGCGCTGTCGGCGGAGGACGCGGCCTTCACCGAGCAGTTCCGCAAGGAGGTGGCCCCGGCCCTGCCCGCGACGACGGTCCCCCGCACCCTGACCGGCCACGGCCCCGTGACCACCCGGAGCTCGGCTCCGGACGGGTCGGCCCCGCCGCCCGCGCAGGACGGGCCGCCCGCGGAGGGCGCCCTGTCCGCCGACGCACTGCCGGAGCTGGGACGCCGGATCCTCCTCGTCGGGCCGCCCGGGACCGGGCACAGCACCGAACTTGCGCGGCTGGCCGCGAGAGCACTGGACGACACGGCGCCGGGGCGGACCGACGCGGGCGGCCCGCCGTGGGGCTGCCGGATACCGTTCGTGCTGTCGGCACGGTCGGGGGCGCTGCCCCGCCTGGACGGGCTGGTGCCGACCCTCGCACCGCTCGCGGCGCCGCAGGAGCCGGCCGGCTGGGCCGCCCGCCAGCTGCGCTCCGGGCAGGCCTTCCTCGCCGTCGACGACCTCGACGCGGTGCCCGTGGCCAACCGCGCCGCCGTGTGGGAGTGGCTCCTGCACCTGCTAGAGGCCCACCCTCAGGCGCCCTGCGTCATCGCCACGAACGGCACCGGAGTGCCCTGGGCCCGGCTCGGTGACGCCTTCCGGGTCACCGGCCTTGGGCCACTGCCCCCGGACGGGGTCCGCGCCCTGCTCGGCTCCCTCGTGGCGACGTCCGCCGGCGACCGGCGGGCCCTCACCGCGCTGCTGCGGCGGATCGACACCGATCCGCTGCTCCTCGGGGTCGCAAGCCGCCCGGCCGCCGCCACGGCACTGCTGCGGGCAGCGGGTGGTCCGGACCGGCCAGGACCGGTTCCACGGCACCGTCTGCTGCGCGCGGGCGTCTCGGCGGTGTGGCGGCGGGTGCGGGAGGAGCCGGGCTGGCCGGGGCCGTCCTCCCCTTCCGTGCCCGTGCCCGGCCTCGCCGCCGACCAGGTCCCCGACAGCGTCCTGAGGTCCGCCGCCGGCCTGCTGGCCGTCGCCGCCCTCGGCCTGGACAGCTCCCGCGTCCCGCTGCGGACCGCCCTCGGCGCGCTGCGCGACCCCGGTGCCTCGGACGCCGCCTCGCCCGAACGGCTGCTGGCCGCGCTCGCGGACCGGGCAGGCGTGGTGTTCCGGCCCGGACCCGACACCGTGGCCTTTCCCGGCCCCGAGGTCAGGACCTTCCTGGCGGCCCAGCACCTGGCGCACACGCCCGGCGCGGAGCCCGACGAGCTGCTCGTCCGGCACCCTTCCGTCGAACTACGCGACCTGCTCGCCGAGTTGCGGGCCGCCGAGGCGGGCACCGGCACCCCGCGCAGTGTCCTCGCGCCGACGGGCGGTCCGCCGCGCCGGCTGTCGGCCGGCAGCCCGCCGCCCCGGACCGCCGTACGGCGGGCGGACGCGCGGTCGGCCGCCGAGCTGCGCGCCCTGCTCCGGACGGACACCGTCGTGACCGAGCTGCGCTGCACCGGCCCTGTGGACGAGCTGGCCGCCCTGCTGCCGCGGCTGCCCGGACTGCGCTCACTGGTCCTCGCGGACGACCCGTCGCTCACCGCCCTGCCCGAGCTGGGCGGCTGCCGGTCGCTGCGGTCGCTGCGCGTGCTGCGCTGCCCGAACCTGCGGGATCTGACGGCGCTGGAGTCCTCGGCGGTCATGTTCCTGGACGTCGATCCGTGGCCGGACCTGCCGGTGCCGGCCGGTCTGCGCCGGGCGCCCTGGCTGAGCCGGGTGAACCTGGTGACCGGCGGGCCGGGGATCCGGCCCACCGGGGCGGCCGGGGCGGTCAGGACTGCCGACGCTGCGGTCCGGCCGACGGCCGGGGTGCCGGAGGCGGCGGCGCTGCCCGAGGTCCGGATACGGCGCCGGCTCCGCGCCCGAGGGCTTCCCGGACCCGCGGACCCTCCCGCCAACTCCGCGGACTCCGGGGTCGCCGCGGATACTTCGGCGGTTTCGGCGTCTCCGGGAGAACCGCGCCGTCGGCCATATTCGTCGACGGAGTAG
- a CDS encoding aminoglycoside N(3)-acetyltransferase, which yields MTENRVIAVDSPLGRDELVAQLSALGVRPGDTLLVHASLSAVGPVRGRARTVADSLLETLGPDGTLVVYTQTPDNSDPSRWPVTRGYAVPAQEWPRLRATLPAFDRERTPSFRVGVLPEEVRTRPGALRSGHPQSSFAALGPAAARITAGHALDCHLGEDSPLARLEELGARILLLGVGYSVCTAFHLAEYRVPGRGTRLYGCAVADGPEGRRWHRYRDVDFDASDFPALGRSYASLPERPVARGRVGAADCLLFDLAPAVAYAERWLTGHRPGGGVSRVPPGRSC from the coding sequence TTGACAGAAAACAGGGTGATCGCCGTCGACAGCCCCCTCGGCCGCGACGAACTCGTGGCCCAGCTGAGTGCGTTGGGAGTCCGGCCCGGGGACACGCTGCTCGTGCACGCGTCCCTGAGTGCCGTCGGGCCGGTGCGGGGACGGGCGCGGACCGTCGCCGACTCCCTGCTGGAGACGCTGGGCCCGGACGGCACCCTCGTCGTCTACACGCAGACTCCGGACAACTCCGATCCCTCCCGCTGGCCCGTCACGCGCGGGTATGCCGTGCCCGCGCAGGAGTGGCCCCGGCTGCGCGCGACCCTGCCCGCCTTCGACCGTGAGCGGACCCCGAGCTTCCGGGTGGGTGTGCTGCCGGAGGAGGTCCGCACCCGCCCCGGGGCGCTGCGCAGCGGCCACCCGCAGAGTTCGTTCGCCGCGCTGGGCCCGGCCGCCGCGCGGATCACCGCCGGGCACGCCCTGGACTGCCACCTGGGCGAGGACTCCCCCCTCGCCCGACTCGAGGAGCTGGGCGCCCGCATCCTGCTGCTGGGCGTGGGCTACTCCGTCTGCACCGCCTTCCACCTGGCCGAGTATCGCGTGCCGGGCCGCGGCACCCGCCTGTACGGCTGTGCGGTCGCCGACGGCCCGGAAGGACGGCGCTGGCACCGCTACCGGGACGTGGACTTCGACGCGTCGGACTTCCCGGCGCTGGGCCGCTCCTACGCGTCGCTGCCGGAACGTCCGGTGGCCCGGGGCCGGGTGGGCGCCGCCGACTGCCTGCTGTTCGACCTCGCGCCGGCGGTGGCGTACGCGGAGAGGTGGCTGACCGGACACCGGCCGGGCGGCGGTGTCAGCAGGGTTCCGCCGGGTCGTTCCTGTTGA
- a CDS encoding MarR family winged helix-turn-helix transcriptional regulator, producing the protein MHGKPRPPADPARALSAMDHLIAAHVIGQQELARRLGVSVTDLTCFAFVLEAGDALLTAGDLAARAHVTTGAVTGILNRLERAGYVTRRADPDDRRRVRVAAVPEAVTRVEAVYAGHYARLAELFADYTPDELAILTDWFTRATTLAHEYLEKLNRNDPAEPC; encoded by the coding sequence ATGCACGGCAAGCCGCGACCGCCCGCGGACCCGGCCCGGGCGCTGTCCGCCATGGACCACCTCATCGCGGCCCATGTGATCGGCCAGCAGGAACTGGCCCGGCGGCTCGGGGTGAGCGTCACGGACCTCACCTGCTTCGCCTTCGTCCTGGAGGCGGGCGACGCCCTGCTGACCGCGGGCGACCTGGCCGCCCGCGCCCACGTGACGACCGGTGCGGTGACGGGCATCCTCAACCGCCTGGAGCGCGCGGGATACGTCACCCGCCGCGCCGACCCCGACGACCGCCGCCGGGTCCGTGTCGCCGCGGTCCCGGAAGCCGTCACCCGCGTCGAGGCGGTCTACGCCGGCCACTACGCCCGCCTCGCCGAACTGTTCGCCGACTACACCCCCGACGAACTCGCGATCCTCACCGACTGGTTCACCCGCGCGACCACCCTCGCCCACGAGTACCTGGAGAAACTCAACAGGAACGACCCGGCGGAACCCTGCTGA
- a CDS encoding HGxxPAAW family protein: MSQHDEGHTVAGWTGTAIATVGSGLLGLGVCAVSAAALVAGLAVCAVSVLVTWSLHLAGWGKPPGPRPRAQWPLRVRDNGARVGHPGCVSCRLAGRGRRTASALRPVSGAGEAEPATAQAGG; this comes from the coding sequence GTGAGCCAACACGACGAAGGCCACACGGTGGCAGGGTGGACCGGTACCGCGATCGCGACCGTCGGGAGCGGTCTGCTGGGGCTGGGCGTGTGCGCCGTCTCGGCCGCCGCCCTGGTCGCGGGGCTCGCGGTGTGTGCCGTGAGCGTCCTGGTCACCTGGTCTCTGCATCTCGCGGGGTGGGGCAAGCCGCCGGGCCCGCGCCCCCGGGCGCAGTGGCCGCTGCGGGTACGGGACAACGGCGCCCGCGTCGGCCACCCCGGCTGCGTCTCGTGCCGGCTGGCGGGCCGGGGGCGGCGTACCGCGTCCGCGCTCCGTCCGGTGTCCGGCGCCGGCGAGGCCGAGCCGGCGACCGCGCAGGCGGGCGGCTGA
- a CDS encoding DUF2797 domain-containing protein, which produces MAQVWRCSGLRWSEDGPVLRWSGGRRSPLGRGKRVAFGVAEGGVRECVGARGHACPTRAPVSGRTTGARCEECARLDRAHSVAADTVPDDPRPYHVYLAWFGPGMVKVGITAVERGPARLLEQGAVCFSWLGAGPLMAARRAEELLRAALRVPDRIPYGDKRVVRALLPADRAERAAEVEGLHALAVALGGWPESLVPEPCQVVDHMAVFGLDGVAAAVGEVAELVPGGVVSGELVAAAGPDLHLATRRGVVVLDTRLLPGWELTAAGAGEEGRLQVPVREFKAPQAGLF; this is translated from the coding sequence ATGGCACAGGTGTGGAGATGCTCGGGGCTGCGGTGGTCGGAGGACGGCCCCGTGCTGCGGTGGAGCGGCGGCCGGCGCAGTCCGCTCGGCCGGGGGAAGCGGGTGGCCTTCGGGGTCGCCGAAGGGGGTGTGCGGGAGTGCGTGGGGGCGCGCGGGCATGCCTGTCCGACCCGGGCACCCGTCTCGGGGCGGACCACCGGGGCCCGGTGCGAGGAGTGCGCGCGGCTGGACCGGGCGCACTCCGTGGCCGCGGACACCGTCCCCGACGACCCCCGGCCGTACCACGTGTATCTGGCGTGGTTCGGGCCCGGCATGGTCAAGGTGGGGATCACGGCGGTCGAGCGGGGCCCGGCGCGGCTGCTGGAGCAGGGGGCCGTGTGCTTCAGCTGGCTGGGCGCCGGGCCGCTGATGGCCGCCCGGCGGGCCGAGGAGCTGCTGCGGGCGGCGCTCCGGGTGCCGGACCGGATCCCGTACGGCGACAAGCGCGTCGTACGCGCCCTGCTGCCGGCGGACCGGGCCGAGCGGGCGGCCGAGGTCGAGGGACTGCACGCGCTCGCTGTCGCGCTCGGCGGCTGGCCCGAGTCGCTCGTCCCGGAGCCGTGCCAAGTCGTCGATCACATGGCGGTGTTCGGGCTGGACGGGGTGGCCGCCGCCGTCGGTGAGGTGGCCGAGCTGGTGCCGGGCGGCGTGGTGAGCGGCGAGCTGGTCGCGGCGGCCGGACCGGATCTGCATCTCGCCACCCGGCGCGGTGTCGTCGTCCTCGACACCCGCTTGCTGCCCGGGTGGGAACTGACCGCTGCCGGAGCCGGGGAGGAAGGCCGACTCCAGGTGCCGGTAAGGGAGTTCAAGGCCCCGCAGGCCGGCCTCTTCTGA
- a CDS encoding response regulator transcription factor, with amino-acid sequence MTTTSPQGRTELLRPDGSPVRVLVVDDELSITELLSMALRYEGWQIRSAGDGQGAIQTAREFRPDAVVLDMMLPDMDGLTVLGRLRRELPDVPVLFLTAKDAVEDRIAGLTAGGDDYVTKPFSLEEVVARLRGLIRRAGAADRRSDSVLVVGDLTLDEDSHEVSRAGESIHLTATEFELLRFLMRNPRRVLSKAQILDRVWSYDFGGQANVVELYISYLRRKIDVGREPMIHTRRGAGYLIKPAAS; translated from the coding sequence ATGACCACGACCTCGCCCCAGGGGCGCACCGAACTGCTGAGGCCGGACGGGAGCCCCGTCCGAGTGCTGGTGGTGGACGACGAGCTGTCGATCACCGAACTCCTCTCCATGGCCCTGCGGTACGAGGGCTGGCAGATCAGGAGTGCGGGCGACGGCCAGGGCGCCATCCAGACCGCCCGGGAGTTCCGCCCCGACGCCGTCGTACTCGACATGATGCTGCCCGACATGGACGGCCTCACCGTGCTGGGGCGCCTGCGGCGCGAACTGCCGGACGTGCCGGTGCTGTTCCTGACGGCGAAGGACGCGGTCGAGGACCGGATCGCGGGCCTCACCGCGGGCGGCGACGACTACGTCACCAAACCCTTCAGCCTCGAAGAGGTCGTGGCCCGGCTGCGTGGGCTCATCCGCCGCGCCGGGGCGGCCGACCGGCGGTCCGACTCCGTGCTCGTCGTCGGTGACCTCACCCTGGACGAGGACAGCCACGAGGTCTCGCGGGCCGGGGAGTCGATCCACCTCACCGCCACCGAGTTCGAGCTGCTCCGCTTCCTGATGCGCAACCCGCGCCGGGTGCTCAGCAAGGCCCAGATCCTGGACCGGGTGTGGTCGTACGACTTCGGCGGTCAGGCCAACGTGGTCGAGCTCTACATCTCGTACCTGCGCAGGAAGATCGACGTCGGCCGGGAGCCGATGATCCACACCCGGCGTGGCGCCGGCTACCTCATCAAGCCAGCCGCGTCATGA
- a CDS encoding HAMP domain-containing sensor histidine kinase: MSGRRRPRTQKRRAGKPRTLRTRLVVASVVLIAVVCAVIGTVTTLALRSHLYGQLDDRLSEVAARVAPRAFGPPNGVKDGGSRTPDPRQGGLHVITLEDFVKGPQLPDGTIAASVVNGDVTDSRVGVKSKTQATFSMSAKRLSPAQQRALNSVPQDNRPHAIDVPGLGSYLVAYASNDSNAYYVAIPTKDADSTISTLILVEISVTVSGLIAATLAGTVIVGVATRPLRRVAATATRVSELPLHTGEVNLSERVPDTECDPHTEVGQVGSALNRMLNHVHGALHARQQSEMRVRQFVADASHELRTPLASIRGYAELTRRGREQVGPDTRHALGRIESEAGRMTLLVEDLLLLARLDAGRPLQFEHTDLIPLVVDTISDTRAAGMDHNWRLDLPDEPAPVAADAARVQQVLINLLGNARKHTPPGTTVTARIQRRGSWMCVDVEDNGPGIPPDLLPHVFERFARGDSARSRSTGSTGLGLAIVQAVATAHGGAVTVDSVPGRTVFTLYLPALAPALPQPSPETNWQSHSQAQHSATTWVRQGA, translated from the coding sequence ATGAGCGGGCGACGACGGCCGCGTACGCAGAAGCGCCGAGCGGGAAAACCGCGCACCCTGCGGACCCGGCTCGTCGTCGCGTCGGTGGTGCTGATCGCCGTGGTCTGCGCGGTGATCGGCACGGTGACGACGCTGGCACTGCGCTCTCACCTCTACGGCCAGCTGGACGACCGGTTGAGCGAGGTCGCCGCGCGTGTGGCACCCCGGGCGTTCGGGCCACCGAACGGGGTCAAGGACGGCGGCTCCAGGACGCCCGACCCGCGGCAGGGCGGACTGCACGTCATCACGCTCGAAGACTTCGTCAAGGGACCACAGCTGCCGGACGGCACGATCGCGGCGTCCGTCGTGAACGGCGACGTCACCGATTCCCGGGTCGGCGTGAAGTCCAAGACCCAGGCCACCTTCTCGATGAGTGCGAAGAGGCTGTCGCCGGCCCAGCAGCGGGCGCTCAACTCGGTTCCCCAGGACAACAGGCCGCACGCGATCGACGTACCCGGTCTGGGCAGCTACCTGGTCGCGTACGCCAGCAACGACAGCAACGCCTACTACGTCGCCATCCCCACCAAGGACGCCGACAGCACCATCAGCACACTGATCCTCGTGGAGATCAGTGTCACCGTCTCCGGCCTCATCGCCGCCACCCTCGCCGGTACCGTCATCGTCGGTGTCGCCACCCGCCCCCTGCGCCGGGTCGCCGCCACCGCCACCCGGGTCTCGGAACTCCCGCTGCACACCGGCGAGGTGAACCTCAGCGAGCGGGTACCGGACACCGAGTGCGACCCGCACACCGAGGTCGGCCAGGTCGGCTCCGCGCTCAACCGGATGCTCAACCACGTGCACGGCGCCCTGCACGCCCGCCAGCAGAGCGAGATGCGGGTACGGCAGTTCGTCGCCGACGCCAGTCACGAGCTGCGCACCCCGCTCGCCTCCATCCGCGGGTACGCGGAACTCACCCGGCGCGGGCGGGAGCAGGTCGGGCCCGACACCCGGCACGCCCTCGGCCGTATCGAGTCCGAGGCCGGGCGGATGACCCTCCTCGTGGAGGACCTGCTGCTGCTCGCCCGGCTGGACGCGGGGCGGCCGCTGCAGTTCGAGCACACCGACCTCATCCCGCTCGTCGTCGACACGATCAGCGACACGCGCGCCGCCGGCATGGACCACAACTGGCGTCTCGACCTGCCCGACGAGCCGGCGCCGGTCGCCGCCGACGCGGCCCGCGTCCAGCAGGTGCTGATCAACCTGCTCGGCAACGCGCGCAAGCACACCCCGCCGGGCACCACCGTCACCGCCCGCATCCAGCGGCGCGGGTCGTGGATGTGCGTGGACGTCGAGGACAACGGGCCGGGCATCCCGCCCGACCTGCTGCCGCACGTCTTCGAACGGTTCGCGCGCGGCGACTCCGCGCGGTCGCGGTCCACGGGCTCCACCGGCCTCGGGCTCGCCATCGTGCAGGCCGTCGCGACCGCACACGGCGGCGCCGTCACCGTGGACAGCGTGCCCGGCCGTACGGTGTTCACCCTCTATCTGCCCGCGCTTGCGCCGGCGCTCCCGCAGCCGTCCCCCGAAACGAACTGGCAATCGCACTCACAGGCACAGCACAGTGCCACCACATGGGTGCGACAGGGCGCTTGA
- a CDS encoding bifunctional glycosyltransferase family 2/GtrA family protein, whose product MRTDSSPGTLPAREHLPAGNAGTPVLDVVIPVYNEEKDLGPCVRRLHDHLRRTFPYAYRITVADNASTDTTPQVAEQLAAEIAEVTSFRLEQKGRGRALRTVWSASDAPILAYMDVDLSTDLNALLPLVAPLISGHSDLAIGSRLARSSRVVRGAKREFISRSYNLILRGSLQARFSDAQCGFKAIRRDVAQVLLPMVEDTGWFFDTEMLVLAERAGLRIHEVPVDWVDDPDSTVHIVRTATEDLKGVWRVGKALATGSLPLDRVARPFGDDPRDRDIQDVPKGLTRQLVGFCVVGGLSTVFYLLLYSLFREFSGSQVANALALLVSAVANTAANRRLTFGVRGRGGAVRHQAQGLVVFGIGLALTSGSLAALNAASSDPAHSTELAVLIAANLAATVLRFLLFRAWVFPDRDGTGRPESTVVAQHNPSSPTCTTGGYQPYQEPYQPQVPLPQRPANPPYPRNGTTTTQFRAGEAANGTWRDATVQLQPVRPHDTEPGDPR is encoded by the coding sequence ATGCGAACCGACTCTTCTCCCGGCACCCTGCCGGCGCGGGAGCATCTCCCGGCCGGTAACGCCGGTACGCCTGTCCTGGACGTAGTGATCCCCGTCTACAACGAGGAGAAGGACCTCGGCCCGTGCGTCCGCAGACTGCACGACCACCTCAGGCGAACGTTTCCGTACGCGTACCGCATCACCGTCGCGGACAACGCGTCCACGGACACCACGCCCCAGGTGGCGGAGCAGCTGGCGGCGGAGATCGCCGAGGTGACGTCGTTCCGGCTGGAGCAGAAGGGCCGCGGACGTGCGCTGCGGACCGTCTGGTCGGCCTCGGACGCGCCGATCCTCGCCTACATGGACGTGGACCTGTCCACCGACCTGAACGCGCTGCTGCCGCTGGTGGCGCCGCTCATCTCCGGCCACTCCGACCTGGCGATCGGTTCCCGGCTGGCCCGCTCGTCGCGCGTGGTGCGCGGCGCCAAGCGGGAGTTCATCAGCCGCTCGTACAACCTGATCCTGCGCGGCTCGCTGCAGGCCCGCTTCTCGGACGCGCAGTGCGGCTTCAAGGCGATCCGGCGCGACGTCGCGCAGGTGCTGCTGCCGATGGTCGAGGACACCGGGTGGTTCTTCGACACCGAGATGCTGGTGCTCGCCGAGCGCGCGGGCCTGCGGATCCACGAGGTGCCGGTCGACTGGGTCGACGACCCGGACTCGACCGTGCACATCGTGAGGACGGCGACCGAGGACCTCAAGGGGGTGTGGCGGGTCGGCAAGGCCCTGGCCACCGGTTCGCTGCCGCTGGACCGGGTCGCCCGGCCGTTCGGCGACGACCCGCGCGACCGTGACATCCAGGACGTGCCGAAGGGCCTGACCCGCCAGCTCGTCGGGTTCTGCGTGGTCGGCGGCCTGTCGACCGTCTTCTACCTCCTCCTCTACAGCCTCTTCCGGGAGTTCTCCGGTTCGCAGGTCGCCAACGCGCTCGCGCTGCTGGTGTCGGCGGTGGCGAACACGGCCGCCAACCGGCGCCTGACCTTCGGGGTGCGCGGCCGGGGCGGGGCGGTCCGGCACCAGGCGCAGGGCCTGGTCGTCTTCGGTATCGGCCTCGCGCTGACCAGTGGCTCCCTCGCCGCCCTGAACGCGGCGAGCAGCGACCCCGCGCACTCCACCGAACTGGCGGTGCTGATCGCCGCCAACCTCGCCGCGACCGTGCTGCGCTTCCTGCTCTTCCGCGCCTGGGTCTTCCCTGACCGCGACGGCACCGGCCGGCCGGAGTCGACGGTGGTGGCCCAGCACAACCCGTCGTCCCCTACCTGCACGACCGGCGGCTACCAGCCGTACCAGGAGCCGTACCAGCCCCAGGTCCCGCTCCCGCAGCGCCCGGCGAACCCACCGTACCCCCGGAACGGCACCACGACCACGCAGTTCCGCGCTGGTGAAGCCGCGAACGGCACCTGGAGGGACGCCACCGTGCAGTTGCAGCCGGTGCGCCCGCACGACACCGAGCCGGGGGACCCCCGATGA